Proteins from a single region of Centropristis striata isolate RG_2023a ecotype Rhode Island chromosome 9, C.striata_1.0, whole genome shotgun sequence:
- the rxfp3.2b gene encoding relaxin family peptide receptor 3.2b, with protein MQLNQTGVQTLAPEQQILQEDTTGNCSGDSTSNLSLHCWLQLLTKESIMEFQGDSSSLVVRVMIACVYSIVCALGLVGNSLALYLLHSRYRQKKSSINCFVMGLAITDLQFVLTLPFWAVDTALDFRWPFGHVMCKIISSVTTMNMYASVFFLTAMSVARYYSISSALKMHCRRTAATRAKWTSLGIWAVSLLATLPHAIYSTSVQVSDEELCLVRFPDSDRWDPQLLLGLYQLQKVLLGFLIPLIIISVCYLLLSRFILSRRIAGAGGPEVELGRQKRRSKVTKSIVIVVLSFFLCWLPNQALTLWGVLIKFDLVPFSKAFYNAQAYAFPLTVCLAHTNSCLNPVLYCLIRQEFRAGLKELLLHATPSFRSLTHLLHRKAKVAEAPPVLVLVQMDV; from the coding sequence ATGCAGCTGAATCAGACTGGAGTTCAAACCCTGGCTCCAGAGCAGCAGATACTACAGGAGGACACCACTGGAAACTGTAGCGGAGACTCCACCAGCAACCTGTCGCTGCACTGCTGGCTGCAGCTGCTCACCAAGGAATCCATCATGGAATTTCAAGGAGACAGCTCCAGTTTAGTGGTGCGTGTCATGATAGCTTGTGTGTACTCTATAGTGTGTGCACTGGGGCTGGTGGGAAACTCACTGGCTCTGTATCTGCTGCACTCACGCTACAGGCAGAAGAAATCATCCATCAACTGCTTTGTGATGGGACTGGCTATCACAGACCTGCAGTTCGTTCTGACTTTACCTTTCTGGGCGGTGGACACAGCCCTGGACTTCCGTTGGCCGTTTGGCCACGTGATGTGCAAAATCATCAGCTCTGTCACCACCATGAACATGTACGCAAGCGTGTTCTTCCTCACGGCCATGAGCGTGGCACGTTATTACTCCATCTCCTCCGCGCTGAAGATGCACTGCCGGCGGACGGCGGCTACCAGAGCAAAGTGGACCAGCCTGGGCATCTGGGCGGTCTCTCTGCTGGCCACGCTGCCTCACGCCATCTACTCCACCAGCGTCCAGGTGTCGGATGAGGAGCTTTGCTTGGTTCGCTTCCCAGACTCAGACAGGTGGGATCCACAGCTTCTTTTAGGTCTCTACCAGCTGCAAAAGGTCCTCCTGGGCTTCCTTATTCCTCTGATCATAATCAGTGTTTGCTACCTGCTGCTGTCCCGCTTCATCCTCAGCCGGCGGATTGCAGGCGCCGGGGGCCCAGAGGTGGAGCTCGGCCGCCAAAAGCGTCGCTCTAAAGTGACAAAATCCATCGTTATCGTGGTTCTGTCCTTCTTCCTGTGCTGGCTGCCCAACCAGGCGCTGACTCTGTGGGGGGTGCTCATAAAATTTGACCTTGTGCCCTTCAGCAAGGCGTTCTACAACGCTCAGGCCTACGCCTTCCCGCTCACGGTGTGTTTGGCACACACCAACAGCTGCCTCAACCCGGTGCTCTACTGCTTGATTCGCCAGGAGTTCCGGGCCGGTCTGAAGGAGCTCCTCCTCCACGCCACGCCGTCCTTCAGGAGCCTGACTCACCTGCTGCACCGCAAGGCCAAAGTGGCCGAGGCGCCGCCTGTTCTGGTGCTGGTTCAGATGGACGTCTGA